CTATTGCACACGTCTTTTATAAAGGAATGCTCTGTGCCGGTTTAGCTGATTTAGGCAAATCCacctactctgttttttgttgtgatAACATAAAAAACGCTGCTAGAATTTAAAGGATTTGCCTAAAACCTGTTCTGGCAATGACATGACGAACCTACTCAGTTTAGCCTCTTGGATTAAAGCATAATATCTTTTTTTCAGCAATACAATTGAATGAGGtcaaaataataaatcataCCTTTCAATCACATTGTTTGTTTCAGAACGAGCGTGACTGAACCGACGGCCGTAGTCACACCACATGTGGCCAATGCCTTCCCAGTGCTTCTGAAAATACTGGCACACCAAAGGGTATTGCTTAAATGTCTGGCAGAACTCGGCTGATGTGGCTTTAAAGTCGTCCTCCTAAGAGAATTGGATGCAACAGAATATATTTCAATCCATTTAACAGACCTATTGAAATCTTTAATATTATGTATTGAAGCCCTTTTCCTTTTATTGAATAACATTAAGAATTTTAAGTTATTAATAATATGTCGTGTTTTTGTATTAAGAAGCAATTATTTCTTCCCTTACAATGGCTAAGAAGGAACACTAAACCTATAAGCATATTTGGTTTCAGCATCTGTCTGTGAAAGAATCCCACTCACAAGTTCTACTGCACAGTGGGTGACACAATGATGTTCTGCACAGCTTAAGTACTTGTTTTGATGAGCAAGATAAGAAGCCAGTTTTAGAAATTGTTTCAAAAATCTATTTTGTATCTCTGTAACTTTTTTTAGCAACTGAAAGTTATTATGCTCTTAGTGTAATCAAGAAATCAAAATGTGAAATAGACAAATTACACTTACAGATGTGCAAGCTTTCAGcttacaaaagaaagaaatgatttcatttctcttttgggTGTTAGAAAGCCCATGGACCCCGGACTCTGATTTTGAAAGCCATCGATTAACAGCCTGTGAatgtaagagaaaaaaagttaatctggagagagagacagaggagcagctgtacaaaaagcataaaagaaaGCTGACGTCCAAAAATAACTTTGTCACTCACTGGACAAGAGGACCTGTGCATTACAGAAATCAACCAggcaaacatatttttaaatgtcaaaaagagctttgggaagcagccaccaGAAGATGAGTGCACTGTGGTCTTAAATGGATGGACATAGTCACTCAACATTTTATCCCTTTATATTCATTAACCTGAGTAGGTGAATATCACAATGAagcaaatcataacaacaggaccctgttgtaaaaatgtgtttcaggtGCATCTTAGACAAcgtgaaaagaaaacaatgtggtTTACCTGCAAGACATGGTACCAGCATAGAAGGATAGCTGACTCTGGAAAAACCTTCTGCAAAGCATTTATTTCCGCAAAGTCTTTGTCAACCATAAATGctctacagaaaaaaagaaaacactaaatgagattaaacagtatgaaaatgtttttgctatCTCAAAGCACCACTTCAATGCCAAATTAAACATTTCAACTCACAAGTAGATATATAAAATACTGCATACAGCCTATAGGAATAACTTTAACAACTGGAAaggaaagttttttgcagcccaTGCTGCAGCTATAGCATTAGATTCTGGCATGTTAtaacttttttgaaaaggaatTATTTCAAAATTAATAGCTGTCAATGTATTATTTACCTCGGGGAAGTTGGGAAATGCTCACAAACTATTCCAAGAACAGTTTCCAGGGTTTTCTGACTTTCGTTGCTGACAATAGCATAGGCCACAGGGACTCCATGCCCATGATCATCTCTTACAACAAGTGTGAATAAGGGAAATGAATACTGGTTAACGCAGTGCGTGGTGTCAACAAATACTAACTGTTTTGCATAGTTCTCCATGTTTGATTTCATTACAGGTGTCTGCAAAACAATCATTAGTTCTTGGTCAGATGTGTATGGTTGATAGAAGAGAACATGTTCTTGATGTTTTCCATTAAGTAAGGTATGTACACATTGACTGTCTCCACAGTTAAAGTGCTTCTTCCTCATCATGCAGGTTCTAACACTGTCAATGTCACGTGGTGTGACAAAATGCTCTCTGTTGTGAAGATCTCTGTGTCCATGTTCTTTGGCCCATTTATGACATTCGGTTAGTATGATGGCTGGCTTAGTTCCAAGGGAAAGCAGTTCCTCAATCTTCCTCCTCAAATCACTGGAAATATTGTTGAAATGTGCGTCTTTTGGGTCCGAAGGATCATGCCCATCATGCTTATCATATGTACGCTGCACGATGACTGTGTGGTCTTTCCAACATTTGAGTACTTTAAATGAAACATAGGCCTTACAGCCCACTGCTCTGTAGCTGTTTCGACTTTTTTCCCAGCTCTGATGCAGTTGAATTTGTAATAGTCTCTTTTCCTGTCTTTACCTGAggcaacatttaaacatttataatgTCCATGAAGGGTTAATGAGTTCAATTTTTCTAACACAACACTGAATGGGTCCTCCTGGCATtgtgacacatgcacacaaagttgtgtgtcttttccagttctttttttttcgtcATTCAGAACACTTCTTCTAATTATGTCGTCCATTTCTGGTGGAAAAATAACGAAGGTTTAATTAGTCAATAttcattaattcattttaacttgttttggggttttttgcaatacaatgtaaatattaaatataatattaaaaaaaatatatatataaaataatataaaacaaacaggGGCTAAAAGAAGCTAAACTTTCATATGGTATGTCTCTGGCAACTTTAAcatgatgtcccagggacaacatctacacgatgtcccagggcaACTTCTAcatgatgtcccagggacaacatttacgcgatgtcccagggacaacatttacgcgatgtcccagggacaacatttacgcgatgtcccagggacaacatttacgcgatgtcccagggacaaatTTGTAAATTTCTGGATTACTGTTAATCTCCATAGAATCAAGAACTCATGTCCAGTTTCACAGCTATGGACCAGTTAATTATGTTTCCAGGTGATAGTTTGATTCATAGATTCAGCACACAACCATAAGTCTAGGCCTTTTAGTCCAGATTCTCTTCACTTATGTTTGTAAAATGATCAGGGAAGCTACTGCAATTTTGCCtgacccaacccccgggccacgaaaCACCCAAAAAGTTGGGGAACGCTGGTCTAGAGAACACTGGTTAGCTAATGCTGTTGTCAAGTAGCCTATCGctagcaaacaaacagcaagccaagtgaggaacatatgtataatgcttaccgtttattaaaggAAAGTATCCTAAATTGACTTCAAATTCGGCGGACAGGCGAATTGACTTCAAATTTGGCGGACAGGCGGCGGTTTTTCGCTTCTTCACTTGTATTTCGAAATAATCGAAGGCGGGTATTTCGAAGTCGCAAAGGAATGACGTCACAAgaaggtgattggtcacttgcaatgttgaacctggaacaacattaattatgatgatgtgggaacaatgcTGACACGAGGAAATCAGATCGTCCGGAATGCGACGGTGGAGACGTGGAACTCACACTTTTCTCCTTTGACGAACAATCGGTTTTCGAGGAGTCGTTGCAGGACCTGTCTGACATGGGTCTCGTGCTCGGATTGGTTTCTGGAAAAGATCAGGATGTCATCTagatagacaaaaacaaaacggtTAATGAAGTCTCTGAGCACGTCATTCACCAGGGCTTGGAACACCGCAGGGGCGTTAGTGAGACCAAAGGGCATGACAAGGTACTCGAAGTGGCCGAGGTGGGTGTTGAAGGCGGTCTTCCACTCATCGCCCTCACGGATGCGAACCAGATGGTATGTGTTTCGCAAATCCAGTTTGGTAAAAACAGTAGCCCCCTGGAGGAGCTCGAAGGCCGAACTGAGGAGCGGCAGagggtatttattttttactgtgatGTTGTTTAATCCGCGATAGTCAATGCATGGCCGGAGGGTTTTATCCTTCTTTTCGACAAAGAAGAAGCCTGCCGCgactggagaggtggaggcccGAATGAGGCCGGCAGCCAGGGATTCCGTGATGTACTTGTCCATAGCGTCTCGTTCTGGAAGTGAGATGCTATATAGCCGACTGGTGGGTAAAGGAGCTCCCGGGAGAAGTTCGATAGCACAGTCATAGGGCCTATGCGGAGGAAGTGACTGGGCGCGGGCCTTTTGAAACACCTCAGCTAGGTCGTGATAAACAGAGGGCACATTAgttaaatcagctgatttcaattTCCCAGGAGAGGGCGTTTCAGTGCTTGGAGGCGAGGCAGCTTTAAGGCAGGTCATGTGGCAGTCCTCCCCCCACCCAGTGACACGCCCCTTTAGCCAATCTATGTGAGGGTTGTGCTGTTGTAGCCAAGGATGGCCGAGAACTAGTGGAGTGCGAGTTGctttaaacaccaaaaaacagatttcttcAGAATGATTGCCAGAGAGGGTGAGCTCGACAGGCTCTGTCACCAGAGTGATGTCTGGAAGGCGTTGACCTGACAACGCCGTAACACGTAATGCATGAGGCAGGGGCTCCAATAGTAACCCAAGTTGCCGGGCTAACTGACAGTCAATAAAGTTTTGTTCCGCCCCAGAGTCGATTAACACCGATAGGGAGCGGCTCTTAGAGTGAATGGAAAGCGTGGCCGGTAGTGTTAAACggggaggagcttcttcctggCTCAGCTCGCCCACCAGTACTCCTACCATCACTGGCGGGCGCGCCCTTTTGCCCGCGAAGGGCAGGTAGCTACAACATGTCCCCTGTGACCACAATAGAGGCACTCACCGGCCATAATCCTGCGCTGACGCTCCGCCGCGGTGAGATGGGAGCCGCCCAGCTGCATGGGTTCCTCTCCGTCCCCGCTCTCGTGAGTCCGGGAGGGGCCGGCATCCGCTATGGCGCCGGTGCCAGAGACTCCCGCAGCCTCATGGAAGTTGTAGTTCCGCTGCGACCGGCGAGCCCGTAGCCGCTCATCCACCTTAATGCACAGGGACATTAGCTCATTAAAGGAGGCAGGGAGATCACGCATGATTAGCTCGTCCCTTAATTCTTCTCTGATATTGTTCAGCAACGTGCTCCGTAGCGCCTCCTGATTCCACCCTGCCTCTTCTGCCAGAATCCAGAAGTCGATAGCGTATTCAGACATGCTTCTCCTACCTTGTTTGAAGTTGAGGAGACGGAGAGCAGCGGCCTCTGCCCCGGTGCCTGGGTTAAACACACTCTTAAATTTGGAGAGAAAGTCAGCGTAGGTGATGACAGGATCAGAGTTTAACACAACCTGGGCCCACTTTAGTGCACGGCCCCTCAGAAGTTGAACTAAATAAGTGATCTTCGCCCCATCGTTGCTATGAAAACGCTGCAGCTCGCGAAACGTCAGAGACACCTGAGCCAAAAATCCGGCACATTTGTCAGACTCGCCCGAGAATGGTTCCGGTGTGGGTAAAGGTCCGTCAGTCAGCGTACCGACCCGCAGTGAGCTACCTGACGCTACGGCGGGCGGTGCCGCCTGGGGAGCCGGGCTGGGTGGCTGGGGATTCCCTGGTTGCGCATTTCCCTCCAGTGGTATTAACTGCGCCACCGCCAGGGTCAATGCGGCGACATCCTGCCGTAGCTGCCCGAGCATTTGTTCATGGCGGGCCAGCGCGGCTTCCTGGGCGGCCAGAACCCGGCCCACGGGGTCCTGTCCTGCTGAGTCCATAATGGCTGGATCGTTCTGATAAGGTTTCCGAAAGAGACTCAGGCGCAGGCCAGGGTTTTCCTTTAAGCGAaggacagtgcgtttatttacagtgaacacaTACACCAAGTGGCTATATACAACGTGCAGGGGAAATGGGTCCGGGTCGCCAGGGTCCGTGGGAAACAGGGTTGGGAGAAGGGTGTTCCACACTTTCTGTACAAAAACGTTCCCCCTCAATCACTCCTCTCCGCATCGGGTTCCAAAAACGATCTACACACAAAACGTCGGGTTAGCAGGATAATTATAAGAAATTCTCAAGGTACAGGTTAGCagaaacacaagtctaactgacactgatagctcaacgatccagcgaagactAGTGCAGACTCGCCATCTAAGTAGTGCAGTAATCAGCTGGGATCAGCGGCCGGTGTGGTGAtgagcaggtgtgtgggccagcAGCGGGAGCCCGCAGTGAGCATCGCtgtggcgagagagagagagagtgagagagagagggcgagagagcaaacaaaccacaaacatattGCCCCATAGAGGATTGACCAGcggggcacagggaccatgacaataGCATTATGATGGTGGTTTtctttagtgcgaacaactcatgagaatttcaaagctgttctaacagtccgacactggtctctcaatctcccatataagagccgcgagcttctccatgatgttatcaaacttgcgctccgtgatgttgtcattcttgtgctcaaagagcaGATTCTGAGAACTCATGAACGCAGTGAGTTGCTCCAGGATGTGATCCAGTTTGCGCTCAGAGGTCTTATTCTGAGTGTTCACGGCAGCcgtaagcttctccaagatcttatccatgCTGCACTCAGTGAGCCCATTCTGAGAAGTCATGCCtcgtcccatcgtttcaatcccagcaggcagccttgtgggggtttgaacagccggttccgctttcttaattcttcgataagccagggccaagccagctccgatcagcaagaaccctgttatcatggttccgaaaaGGTAGATATCTTAAGTGTcttcgatcgacagtcccgccaggcacacgattCTCCATTTCTGCCACCCATCCATCGTGTAGCCGGCAGGGAAAGTACCTCCAGgacactcaggctcacccgagcccagacttcttgttgagaaaagggtgtcaattgcattcagggaccagttgatcaaatccataattctcttttaggttttagagaacacactgtgagagagtgttccagggaaaagtaatacaaaaaacacgagactagacaaggacataagaggctaagcagggaagataagggagaggaggagagaagaaaCGTGGACCGCCTTCGGCAAGAGCTAAACgagaacaaaaaaagtaatttgtaatgTAATGTGTTGTGGTGGTACTTTTAAGAAGTACCAATGTGAAAGTTAGTGACGTTAGCCCCCTCAGTGTTGTCCAATGTCCAacattttagcagttcagcagcCTGATGGCTTGTAAAAGTTTCCCTGAATCTGCTGGTGCAGGTCCAGATGCTCCTGTACCTTCTGTGTGACAGCTGGAGCATGAAGGATGTCTGGCCAGGATCAGAGAGGATCCTCTGGGCCTTCCTCCTACAGTGCTGTCTGTAGACGTCTTGGAAGGCTGGCAGTTCAGACCTGGTGATTGTTGTGCttctctgacccccctccttgGAGCTTTG
The window above is part of the Maylandia zebra isolate NMK-2024a linkage group LG23, Mzebra_GT3a, whole genome shotgun sequence genome. Proteins encoded here:
- the LOC112435376 gene encoding uncharacterized protein LOC112435376, with the protein product MMRKKHFNCGDSQCVHTLLNGKHQEHVLFYQPYTSDQELMIVLQTPVMKSNMENYAKQLVFVDTTHCVNQYSFPLFTLVVRDDHGHGVPVAYAIVSNESQKTLETVLGIVCEHFPTSPRAFMVDKDFAEINALQKVFPESAILLCWYHVLQAVNRWLSKSESGVHGLSNTQKRNEIISFFCKLKACTSVSVICLFHILEDDFKATSAEFCQTFKQYPLVCQYFQKHWEGIGHMWCDYGRRFSHARSETNNVIERFFHRLKYQFLSGYKNRRLDDLIEVLLGKADDYFSVIKTLQDVGRMKNRFADTLSQVSDSASRLMESGWALKITVKNSHGVNAYQVPSESREDMVYDVCHVESYCNCTYGLRGLLCKHLVLLAKLAEADNDIYPNMETDLGKNCSERKALLCTL